From one Rhizobium lentis genomic stretch:
- the dxs gene encoding 1-deoxy-D-xylulose-5-phosphate synthase, which produces MTQLPKTPLLDQVIYPADLRKLEDRDLPQLAREVRDEMIDAVSRTGGHLGAGLGVVELTIAIHSVFDTPNDRLIFDVGHQCYPHKILTGRRDRIRTLRQENGLSGFTRRAESEYDPFGAAHSSTSISAGLGMAIAADLDKADRRVIAVIGDGAMSAGMAYEALNNAGALDARLIVILNDNDMSIAPPTGAMSAYLARLASGRTYMGFRDFGKKLTAYLGKNIDRAITRAVEHARGYVTGGTMFEEMGFYHIGPIDGHSFEHLLPVLRNVRDNGRGPVLIHVVTQKGKGYPPAEAAADKYHGVNKFDVITGAQARVKPNAPSYTSVFAEALVQEAALDDKIVGITAAMPNGTGLDKLAEAFPSRCFDVGIAEQHAVTFAAGLAAEGYKPFAALYSTFLQRAYDQVVHDVAIQGLPVRFPIDRAGFVGADGPTHAGSFDTAFLATLPGFVVMAAADEAELKHMVRTAAAYDAGPISFRYPRGEGVGVDLPARGEILQIGKGRIVKEGTKVALLSFGTRLADCLLAAEDLDAAGLSTTVADARFAKPLDRELIRQLARHHEMLITVEEGSVGGFGSQVMQYLSSEGLLDNGLKIRSLVMPDIWMEQAKPEAMNAHAGLDRAGIVSTVFRALGRGVAVGVAG; this is translated from the coding sequence GTGACACAACTGCCGAAGACCCCCCTGCTCGACCAGGTCATCTACCCCGCCGACCTGCGCAAGCTCGAGGATCGCGACCTGCCGCAGCTCGCCCGCGAAGTCCGGGACGAAATGATCGACGCGGTGTCGCGCACCGGCGGTCATCTCGGCGCCGGCCTCGGCGTGGTCGAGCTGACGATCGCCATCCACAGCGTCTTCGACACGCCAAACGACCGGCTGATCTTCGATGTCGGCCATCAATGTTATCCGCACAAGATCCTCACCGGGCGGCGCGACCGGATCCGCACGCTGCGCCAGGAAAATGGGCTGTCCGGTTTCACCCGGCGGGCCGAAAGCGAATATGACCCCTTCGGGGCGGCGCATTCCTCGACGTCGATCTCTGCCGGCCTCGGCATGGCGATTGCAGCTGATCTCGACAAGGCAGACCGCCGCGTCATCGCCGTCATCGGCGACGGGGCGATGTCGGCCGGCATGGCCTATGAGGCGCTGAACAATGCCGGCGCCCTCGACGCCCGCCTCATCGTCATCCTCAACGACAACGACATGTCGATCGCGCCGCCGACCGGGGCGATGAGCGCCTATCTCGCCCGCCTCGCCTCCGGCCGCACCTATATGGGCTTCCGCGATTTCGGCAAGAAACTGACGGCCTATCTCGGCAAGAACATCGACCGGGCGATCACCCGCGCCGTCGAACATGCGCGCGGTTACGTCACCGGCGGCACGATGTTCGAGGAGATGGGCTTCTATCATATCGGGCCGATCGACGGGCATTCCTTCGAGCACCTGCTGCCGGTGCTGCGCAACGTGCGCGACAATGGACGCGGCCCGGTGCTGATCCATGTCGTCACCCAGAAGGGCAAGGGTTATCCGCCGGCGGAAGCGGCGGCCGACAAATATCATGGCGTCAACAAGTTCGACGTCATCACCGGCGCGCAGGCGCGGGTCAAGCCGAATGCGCCGAGCTATACGAGCGTCTTTGCCGAAGCGCTGGTGCAGGAAGCCGCTCTCGACGACAAGATCGTCGGCATCACCGCCGCCATGCCGAATGGTACCGGCCTCGACAAGCTCGCCGAAGCCTTTCCGTCCCGCTGCTTCGATGTCGGCATCGCCGAGCAGCATGCGGTGACCTTCGCCGCCGGCCTTGCGGCCGAAGGTTACAAGCCCTTTGCGGCGCTCTACTCCACCTTCCTGCAGCGCGCCTATGACCAGGTCGTGCACGACGTGGCGATCCAGGGTCTGCCGGTGCGTTTCCCGATCGACCGCGCCGGCTTCGTCGGCGCCGACGGGCCGACCCATGCCGGCTCCTTCGATACCGCCTTCCTCGCGACCCTGCCCGGCTTCGTGGTGATGGCGGCGGCCGACGAGGCCGAACTGAAACACATGGTGCGCACGGCGGCCGCCTATGATGCCGGCCCGATCTCCTTCCGCTATCCGCGCGGCGAAGGTGTCGGCGTCGACCTGCCGGCGCGCGGCGAAATCCTGCAGATCGGCAAGGGCCGCATCGTCAAGGAAGGCACCAAGGTGGCGCTGCTCTCCTTCGGCACCCGGCTTGCCGACTGTCTGCTTGCCGCCGAGGACCTCGATGCCGCCGGTCTTTCGACGACGGTCGCCGATGCCCGCTTCGCCAAGCCCCTCGACCGCGAACTGATCCGCCAGCTCGCCCGTCACCACGAGATGCTGATCACCGTCGAGGAAGGCTCGGTCGGCGGCTTCGGCAGCCAGGTGATGCAGTATCTTTCGAGCGAGGGCCTGCTCGACAACGGGCTGAAGATCCGTTCGCTCGTCATGCCCGACATCTGGATGGAACAGGCCAAGCCCGAAGCGATGAACGCCCATGCCGGGCTGGATCGCGCCGGGATCGTTTCGACGGTGTTCCGGGCGCTGGGACGCGGGGTTGCCGTTGGAGTGGCGGGGTAA